The genomic DNA TCGTTTGCTGAGAGAATTGGGGTCGATTTTGTCCCGGGTGTCACAGCAGTGGTTGGTCCAAATGGAAGTGGAAAAAGTAATATCACTGATGCGATTCGTTGGGTGTTAGGAGAACAATCAGCGAAATCGCTTCGTGGGGCAAAGATGGAGGATATCATCTTTGCTGGTAGTGATTCACGAAAAGCATTAAATTTTGCTGAAGTAACATTGACGCTGGATAACGAAGATCAAGCATTACCGATTGAATACAATGAGGTAAGTGTCACTAGACGTGTGTATCGCTCTGGAGATAGTGAATTTCAAATCAATAAGCAAACATGCAGGCTAAAAGATATCGTTGATTTGTTTATGGACTCTGGATTAGGGAGAGAAGCGTTTTCGATCATTAGCCAAGGAAAAGTAGAAGAAATATTAAACAGCAAGGCCGAAGAAAGAAGAACGATCTTTGAAGAGGCTGCTGGTGTTCTAAAATACAAAAATCGTAAAAAGAAAGCAGAGTCAAAGCTAACAGAAACCCAAGATAACTTAAATCGTGTGAGTGATATCTTGCATGAATTAGAAACACAAGTAGAGCCACTTAAAATTCAAGCGTCGATTGCAAAGGATTTTCTTCAGCAAAAAGAAGAGCTTGAAAAGATAGAAGTTGCGGTAACGGTGCACGAAATTGAGGAGCTTCATGAAAAGTGGGAAAAGCTAACTAGACAGATTGAACAGCATAAAGAAGACGAAATAAAGCTGTCTACCGTTCTTCAATCAAAGGAAGCTAAGATTGTTGAAATGAGAGATCATATGGCTGCCCTCGATGAATCGATTACCGATTTACAGGACGTTCTACTGCGTGTAAGTGAGGAACTTGAAAAGGTTGAAGGCAGAAAAGAGGTTCTAAAAGAGAGAAAGAAAAATGCTACTCAAAACAAAGAGCAGCTTAGAAAAAGCATCGAGGAAGTTTCTCTTAAAATTCAAGAGTTAACCTCGCTTCAACTGGAGCAAGAGGAAAGCTATCAGCGTATGAATGATGAGGTATTATCTCTTAAAAAACTGCTAAAAGAAAAGCAGGAAGTTCTCGCTTCGTTTAGTGAGAATATGGAAGAGCGAATCGAGTCATTAAAAAGTGATTATATTGAAATTCTAAACAAACAAGCATCAAGTAAAAACGAACTTCAAAACACAGAAAAGCAGCTTGGACAGCAAGGTGTAAAAAACACAAGATTAGAAGCTGATAACGAAAAATATCTTCAAGAAAGACAGAGAATCTCAGCCCGTAAACAGGAAATTGAAGCGGGTATTGCTAGTGTTCAAAATAATCTTGAAGAACAGGTACATGTATTTAGAGAAGAGCAGAAAAAGCTTGAGAACTTGAAGAATAAGTACCAAAAGCAAGAAACACAGCTTTATCAAGCGTATCAATTTTTACAAAAAGCAAAGTCTAGAAAAGATATGCTAGAAGAGATGGAAGATGACTATTCTGGTTTTTTCCAAGGAGTAAAGGAAGTATTAAAGGCTAGAGATGGCAAGCTTTCTGGGATTGAAGGGGCTGTAGCAGAGCTTATCCAAGTTCCGAAATCTTATGAAGTGGCGATTGAGACTGCTTTAGGTGCTGCGATGCAGCATGTTGTCGTTGCGAATGAGGAGAACGGAAGAAAAGCGATTCTCTATTTAAAGCAAAACTCTTTTGGACGAGCAACTTTTCTGCCTCTTAGTGTCATTAGAGGGAAGAGTCTTTCCAGTAATCAGCTTCAGTCACTAAAAGGACATTCGTCATATGTAGGCGTAGCAAAGGATTTAATTGGGTTTGATCAAAAATATGAAGAAATATTTTCAAATCTTTTAGGTACGGTAGTCATTACGAAGGACTTAAAGGGTGCGAATGAACTTGCTAAGCTTCTACAGTATCGATGTCGATTTGTTACGACAGATGGAGATATCGTAAACCCAGGTGGTTCGATGACTGGTGGTGCAGTAAAGGCAAATACATCTTCGCTACTGAGCCGTAAAGGTGAGCTTGAAGAGCTTAAAGGTAGACTAGCGGGTATGGAAGCTCAAACACATGAGCTAGAAGCTCAGGTGAAGGAGCTTAAATCTTCTATTACAGTCCAAGAGCGAAAGCTTGAGGATATCCGAAAGCAAGGGGAAGATCTTCGCCTTCTCGAGCAATCAAAAAAAGGTGACCTTAGAGAAATTGAGCTTGAAGAAAAAAATATCAATGAAAAGCTAAAAATCTATGATCTCGATATGTCTCAATTTTTACAAGACCAACAGCAATTGTCTTCACGTAAAGTGGAGTTAAATGAATTGCTATCAACGTATGCTATGGAACTAGCTGAACTTGATAGGCAAATTCAAGCACTATCAGAAAAGAAATCTTTCCAAAATAGTTCAAAAGAATCAGTGGCCAATGAAATTGGGGAACTGAAGGTGAAGCTCGCAGCACTAATGGAGCAGCATCATGGGTTGTTCGAAAAGCTTGAAGCGACAAGAGCTTCTCTATTAGAACATTCGAAGAGACATGAAACGTATGAAGAGGATCTATCCTTGTTATCAACGGAGATGAACTCTAGTAGTTCAGGGGAACAGTTATTGGAACAAGAGGCTTCCAAAAAGCTACAAGATAAAAATGAAACGATCTCTATGATTTCCCAACGACGTGAAGAACGTTTGAAGCTTCACAGTACCTTGGAAGATTCTGAGCTTGAATTAAGAGAGCTATTAAGACAACATAAGGGTTTAACTCTTGCGCTTAAGGATGAAGAAGTAAAGCTAGGTCGTCTCGATGTGGAGTTAGAAAATAGACTTTCTCATCTCCGAGAAGAGTACCTGCTGTCATTTGAAGCGGCGAAAGAGGAGTATCCTCTTTTTTTACCGGTTGAGGAGGCTCGTAAAAAAGTAAAGCTGATTCGTCTTGCAATTGAAGAGCTCGGAGTAGTAAACATTGGTGCTATTGAAGAGTATGAGCGTGTCTCCGAACGTTACGAATTCTTACTCGAGCAGAAAAATGATCTGCAGGAAGCAAAAGATACATTATTCCAAGTCATCGATGAAATGGACGAAGAAATGAAGAAGCGATTTGAAAAAACCTTCTACGGAATTCGTTCACATTTTGAATTTGTTTTCCAAGCACTGTTTGGCGGTGGAAGAGCAGACTTGAAGTTAACGAACCCAGAGGACTTATTAAATACAGGGGTTGAAATCGTTGCACAACCACCAGGGAAAAAGCTCCAGAATTTAGGGCTTTTATCCGGTGGAGAGCGATCTCTTACAGCAATTGCTCTATTGTTCTCCATTTTAAAGGTTAGACCTGTACCATTTTGTATTCTCGACGAAGTAGAAGCTGCGTTAGATGAAGCCAATGTGTATCGTTTTAGTCAATATTTAAAACGATACAGTGCTGAAACGCAGTTTATCGTTATTACGCACCGAAAAGGCACAATGGAAGAAGCGGATGTGCTTTACGGGGTAACGATGCAGGAGTCGGGGGTTTCAAAGCTTGTTTCTGTTAGATTGGAAGAAACAAAAGAATTGATTGAAACGTAA from Robertmurraya sp. FSL R5-0851 includes the following:
- the smc gene encoding chromosome segregation protein SMC, whose product is MYLKRLDVVGFKSFAERIGVDFVPGVTAVVGPNGSGKSNITDAIRWVLGEQSAKSLRGAKMEDIIFAGSDSRKALNFAEVTLTLDNEDQALPIEYNEVSVTRRVYRSGDSEFQINKQTCRLKDIVDLFMDSGLGREAFSIISQGKVEEILNSKAEERRTIFEEAAGVLKYKNRKKKAESKLTETQDNLNRVSDILHELETQVEPLKIQASIAKDFLQQKEELEKIEVAVTVHEIEELHEKWEKLTRQIEQHKEDEIKLSTVLQSKEAKIVEMRDHMAALDESITDLQDVLLRVSEELEKVEGRKEVLKERKKNATQNKEQLRKSIEEVSLKIQELTSLQLEQEESYQRMNDEVLSLKKLLKEKQEVLASFSENMEERIESLKSDYIEILNKQASSKNELQNTEKQLGQQGVKNTRLEADNEKYLQERQRISARKQEIEAGIASVQNNLEEQVHVFREEQKKLENLKNKYQKQETQLYQAYQFLQKAKSRKDMLEEMEDDYSGFFQGVKEVLKARDGKLSGIEGAVAELIQVPKSYEVAIETALGAAMQHVVVANEENGRKAILYLKQNSFGRATFLPLSVIRGKSLSSNQLQSLKGHSSYVGVAKDLIGFDQKYEEIFSNLLGTVVITKDLKGANELAKLLQYRCRFVTTDGDIVNPGGSMTGGAVKANTSSLLSRKGELEELKGRLAGMEAQTHELEAQVKELKSSITVQERKLEDIRKQGEDLRLLEQSKKGDLREIELEEKNINEKLKIYDLDMSQFLQDQQQLSSRKVELNELLSTYAMELAELDRQIQALSEKKSFQNSSKESVANEIGELKVKLAALMEQHHGLFEKLEATRASLLEHSKRHETYEEDLSLLSTEMNSSSSGEQLLEQEASKKLQDKNETISMISQRREERLKLHSTLEDSELELRELLRQHKGLTLALKDEEVKLGRLDVELENRLSHLREEYLLSFEAAKEEYPLFLPVEEARKKVKLIRLAIEELGVVNIGAIEEYERVSERYEFLLEQKNDLQEAKDTLFQVIDEMDEEMKKRFEKTFYGIRSHFEFVFQALFGGGRADLKLTNPEDLLNTGVEIVAQPPGKKLQNLGLLSGGERSLTAIALLFSILKVRPVPFCILDEVEAALDEANVYRFSQYLKRYSAETQFIVITHRKGTMEEADVLYGVTMQESGVSKLVSVRLEETKELIET